A single region of the Geobacillus subterraneus genome encodes:
- the glnA gene encoding type I glutamate--ammonia ligase — protein MSKTFVSSTQAGLLEQIKETIKQKNVELLHLQFVDIEGILKHVTVTAEQLDDVVEGKIMFDGSSIKGFSPINRSDLYLVPDVNTFAVLPWTVEEGYAEARFLCSVANPDGTPFEGDPRNVLKKTVERAAEKGYTISVGPELEFFLFKADENGNPTLELHDNGGYFEPSPKDLGERVRLEIYRALKAMGFTIEASHHEVAEGQHEINFKYADALGAADNATTYKWVVKTIAGKFGLHATFMPKPVFGINGSGMHVNISLFKDGENAFFDPNDANQLSETAYQFIAGLLKNVKNFAAVTNPLVNSYKRLVPGYEAPCYIAWSASNRSALIRIPAKRGMATRVELRCPDPSANPYLAYAIIAAAGLDGVEKGLTPPAAIDEDIFHMPEERRAELGIDNLPENLGAAIAAFEGGEIGRATLGEHVFNEYVAMKKEEWNSYRTAVHTWEIEQYQGKF, from the coding sequence ATGTCAAAAACGTTCGTTTCCTCTACACAAGCGGGGTTGTTGGAACAAATTAAAGAAACGATCAAACAAAAAAACGTTGAGCTTCTCCATTTGCAGTTTGTCGACATTGAAGGAATTTTAAAACATGTAACGGTGACGGCGGAACAGCTTGATGACGTCGTCGAAGGAAAAATCATGTTTGACGGTTCGTCGATCAAAGGGTTTTCGCCGATCAATCGTTCCGACTTGTACCTTGTTCCAGATGTAAATACGTTTGCGGTGTTGCCGTGGACGGTCGAAGAGGGCTATGCGGAAGCGCGCTTCCTCTGCTCGGTCGCTAACCCGGACGGCACGCCGTTTGAAGGCGATCCGCGCAACGTGCTGAAAAAAACGGTTGAGCGAGCAGCAGAAAAAGGATATACGATTTCGGTCGGCCCGGAGCTCGAATTTTTCCTGTTCAAAGCGGATGAAAATGGCAACCCGACGCTTGAACTCCATGATAACGGCGGGTATTTTGAACCGTCCCCGAAAGACTTGGGTGAACGCGTTCGTCTCGAAATTTACCGCGCCCTCAAAGCGATGGGCTTTACGATTGAAGCATCGCACCATGAAGTAGCGGAAGGACAGCATGAAATCAACTTCAAATATGCGGATGCGCTCGGCGCGGCGGACAACGCGACGACATACAAATGGGTTGTCAAAACGATCGCCGGCAAATTCGGCCTTCACGCGACGTTTATGCCGAAACCGGTGTTTGGCATCAACGGTTCGGGGATGCATGTGAACATTTCTCTATTTAAAGACGGGGAAAATGCGTTTTTTGATCCAAACGACGCTAACCAGCTGTCGGAAACAGCGTACCAGTTTATCGCCGGTTTGTTGAAAAACGTGAAAAACTTTGCTGCGGTGACAAACCCGCTCGTCAATTCGTATAAACGGCTTGTGCCAGGATATGAAGCACCTTGCTACATCGCATGGTCGGCTTCCAACCGTTCGGCGCTCATCCGCATCCCGGCGAAGCGCGGCATGGCAACGCGCGTCGAGCTGCGCTGCCCGGATCCGTCGGCCAACCCGTACTTGGCATACGCCATCATCGCAGCAGCAGGCCTTGACGGTGTGGAAAAAGGCTTAACGCCTCCAGCGGCGATTGATGAAGACATTTTCCATATGCCAGAAGAACGCCGCGCCGAACTTGGCATCGACAACTTGCCGGAAAACTTAGGCGCTGCCATCGCGGCATTCGAAGGCGGTGAAATCGGCCGTGCGACGCTCGGCGAGCATGTATTCAATGAATACGTGGCGATGAAAAAAGAAGAATGGAACAGTTACCGCACGGCGGTTCATACGTGGGAAATCGAACAATATCAAGGGAAGTTTTAA
- a CDS encoding gamma-glutamylcyclotransferase family protein, with the protein MAKRRYRVFVYGTLLTGEDNHHVAAPYVLAVCPGKVNGRLYNVGSYPALVLGEDGEVEGEWLTVTEEGLKAMDELEDYAEGRDDNEYERVWVRDACQPVEGYVYVYPPEKAAGLPPIPSGSWRRREEKM; encoded by the coding sequence ATGGCAAAACGACGATATCGGGTGTTTGTGTATGGAACGTTGCTGACCGGTGAGGACAACCATCATGTCGCCGCTCCGTACGTTCTCGCCGTATGCCCAGGGAAAGTAAACGGCCGTTTATACAACGTCGGCTCGTACCCCGCCCTTGTGCTCGGAGAAGACGGGGAAGTGGAAGGGGAATGGCTGACGGTGACGGAAGAGGGGCTCAAAGCGATGGATGAGCTCGAAGACTATGCGGAAGGGCGGGACGACAATGAATACGAGCGGGTATGGGTTCGGGATGCCTGTCAGCCGGTTGAAGGGTATGTGTACGTTTATCCTCCGGAAAAAGCGGCCGGCTTGCCGCCCATCCCGTCCGGATCATGGCGGCGGCGTGAGGAGAAAATGTAA
- a CDS encoding thioredoxin family protein, giving the protein MPAVESNMFPLGKQAPPFALTNAVDGRLVRLDDVKSDVATVIMFICNHCPFVKHVQNELVRLANDYMPNGVSFVAINANDAEQYPEDSPENMKKVAEELGYPFPYLYDETQEVAKAYDAACTPDFYIFDRELKCVYRGQLDDSRPNNGIPVTGESIRAALDALLAGRPVPENQKPSIGCSIKWKPTS; this is encoded by the coding sequence ATGCCAGCCGTTGAATCGAACATGTTTCCGCTTGGCAAACAGGCGCCGCCGTTTGCTCTCACGAACGCCGTTGATGGCCGACTCGTCCGCCTTGACGATGTAAAATCGGATGTCGCGACCGTCATTATGTTTATTTGCAACCATTGTCCGTTTGTGAAACATGTACAGAACGAACTCGTCCGCTTAGCGAACGACTACATGCCAAATGGGGTGTCGTTTGTCGCGATCAACGCCAACGACGCTGAACAATATCCGGAGGACTCGCCGGAAAACATGAAAAAGGTGGCCGAAGAGCTCGGCTATCCGTTCCCGTACTTATACGATGAGACGCAGGAAGTGGCGAAAGCATACGACGCCGCCTGCACCCCGGATTTTTACATTTTTGACCGCGAACTGAAATGCGTCTATCGCGGCCAGCTTGACGATTCGCGCCCAAACAACGGCATTCCGGTCACCGGAGAATCGATTCGCGCGGCGCTTGACGCCTTGCTAGCGGGTCGTCCGGTGCCGGAAAACCAAAAGCCGAGCATCGGCTGCAGCATTAAATGGAAGCCAACGTCGTAA
- a CDS encoding LLM class flavin-dependent oxidoreductase, translating to MALELSVLDQSPIAEGMTAETALENTVRLAQFVEELGYQRFWVSEHHDTNSLAGSSPEVLLGHIGAKTSRIRIGSGGVMLPHYSPYKVAENFHVLAGLHPGRVDLGIGRAPGGMPRATIALQGDRRRPVDRYPEQIDDLLGYLYDTLPPVHPLYGVKATPIVQSPPDVWLLGSSSETAKLAADKGLPYVFAQFINGEGGEQYATLYRDRFTPSPYLAEPRAMVAVFAICAETDEKAEWIAGSLDLTLLMIEQGMAVNGTPSPEKAAAYPYSPYERKRVADNRRRMIVGSPARVKDELYRLSEAYETEEIMLVTITYDFHDKLTSFRLIVEAVWG from the coding sequence ATGGCGCTCGAGCTCAGCGTCCTTGACCAATCGCCGATCGCCGAAGGCATGACGGCGGAAACGGCGCTTGAAAACACCGTCCGGCTCGCCCAATTTGTCGAAGAGCTCGGCTATCAGCGGTTTTGGGTGTCCGAGCATCATGACACGAACAGCCTCGCCGGCTCATCCCCGGAAGTGCTGCTCGGCCATATCGGGGCGAAAACGTCGCGCATCCGCATCGGCTCCGGCGGCGTGATGTTGCCGCATTACAGCCCTTATAAGGTAGCGGAAAATTTCCACGTCCTTGCCGGACTCCACCCCGGCCGTGTTGACTTAGGCATCGGGCGGGCGCCCGGCGGCATGCCGCGGGCGACGATCGCCCTGCAAGGCGACAGACGCCGACCGGTCGACCGCTATCCGGAGCAAATCGATGACTTGCTCGGCTACTTGTATGACACCCTTCCGCCGGTGCATCCGCTTTATGGGGTGAAAGCGACGCCGATCGTCCAATCGCCGCCTGATGTATGGCTGCTCGGCTCGAGCTCGGAAACGGCCAAGCTGGCAGCGGATAAAGGGTTGCCGTACGTGTTCGCTCAATTTATTAACGGCGAAGGCGGCGAACAATATGCAACACTGTATCGTGACCGATTTACCCCATCTCCGTATTTGGCCGAGCCGCGCGCGATGGTCGCCGTGTTTGCGATTTGCGCCGAGACTGATGAAAAAGCAGAATGGATTGCCGGCAGCCTCGACTTGACGCTGCTGATGATCGAGCAAGGGATGGCGGTGAACGGCACGCCAAGCCCGGAAAAAGCCGCGGCGTATCCGTACAGCCCGTACGAGCGCAAACGGGTCGCGGACAACCGGAGACGAATGATCGTCGGCAGCCCGGCGCGCGTCAAAGACGAATTATACCGGTTAAGCGAAGCGTATGAAACAGAAGAGATCATGCTCGTTACGATTACATACGATTTCCATGACAAGCTCACCTCTTTTCGGCTGATTGTCGAGGCGGTATGGGGGTGA
- a CDS encoding MOSC domain-containing protein, producing the protein MRILSINIGKPKTVEVHGELLVTGIYKTPVAGPVAVGKQNVAGDGQADLVHHGGEDKAICAYPSEHFAYWEQKYARPFPPSSFGENWTLSGLTEENACLGDIYAAGTALVQVSQPRQPCSKLALRHRLPDLPKAVCQTGKSGFYFRVLKEGIVEPEAPLVLIERGAGELSIAYINHIYYHERDNIAALEQIAHHPALSTSWREAFLHRLTNERKR; encoded by the coding sequence ATGCGAATCCTTTCGATTAACATCGGAAAGCCAAAAACAGTGGAGGTCCATGGCGAGCTGCTAGTGACCGGCATTTACAAAACGCCAGTCGCCGGACCGGTCGCTGTCGGCAAACAAAACGTAGCCGGGGACGGGCAAGCGGATCTTGTCCATCACGGCGGGGAAGACAAAGCCATTTGCGCCTATCCATCAGAACATTTCGCCTATTGGGAACAGAAATATGCCCGTCCGTTTCCCCCAAGCTCGTTTGGAGAAAACTGGACGCTCTCTGGACTGACCGAAGAAAATGCATGTCTTGGCGACATTTATGCCGCCGGCACGGCGCTCGTGCAAGTGTCGCAACCGCGCCAGCCATGTTCGAAACTCGCCCTTCGCCACCGGCTCCCGGATTTGCCGAAAGCCGTCTGTCAAACGGGAAAAAGCGGATTTTATTTTCGGGTGCTGAAAGAAGGCATCGTCGAGCCGGAAGCCCCGCTGGTCCTCATTGAGCGTGGCGCCGGGGAGCTATCGATCGCCTATATAAACCACATTTACTATCATGAGCGGGACAACATCGCAGCCCTAGAACAAATCGCCCATCACCCGGCCCTATCAACGAGCTGGCGCGAAGCGTTTCTTCACCGCCTCACCAACGAGAGAAAACGGTAA
- a CDS encoding ABC transporter ATP-binding protein — protein sequence MLLRHSHHGARLGTGQRAKNSAGTLRRLWAFIAPQKRKLFAAVAMVVASSALALAGPYMIGRMIDGYIVGRKTDGFVLMLLLLLAIYAALGAATFLQNYWMVDVAQRTVHAIRKRLFRHFHELPISFFDRRQQGELMSRMTNDIDNMSQTFNSTVTQVIASTLTLIGAMAVMVSLSIVLTGVTLVVVPLMYAGMRWITRRTQARFREQQRALGEMNGFIEEVISGQKVVKLFSQEKRMEAELARKNAELKQAGFWAQTYSGFIPKLMNFLNNLSFALIAGIGGWLAAKGAVSVGTIVVFAEYARQFTRPLNDLANQWNTLLSALAGAERVLEMLDTPREAEDEQEAEVLDRLDGHIEFRDVVFSYDKQRPALCGVTFSVSPGETVALVGPTGAGKTTVLQLLTRFYDPDAGAIFIDGRDSRTIRRASLRRHMAFVLQDAFLFSGTIRDNIRYGRLEATDEEVEEAARKANAHSFIMKLPNGYDTVLTSGGGGISQGQRQLLAIARAMVADPSVLILDEATSNIDTVTEVRIQEALARLMDGRTCFVIAHRLNTIQHADRILVLNEGKVIEQGTHEELLAARGFYFHLYRRYGERGVQQA from the coding sequence ATGTTACTACGCCATAGCCACCACGGAGCGCGCCTTGGGACAGGTCAGCGGGCAAAAAACAGCGCAGGCACATTGCGGCGGCTTTGGGCATTTATTGCCCCGCAAAAGCGGAAGCTGTTCGCAGCGGTGGCGATGGTCGTCGCCAGCTCGGCGCTGGCGCTTGCCGGTCCGTACATGATCGGCCGGATGATTGACGGGTATATTGTCGGGCGGAAGACGGACGGCTTCGTGCTGATGCTGCTTTTGCTTCTTGCCATTTATGCCGCCCTTGGCGCGGCGACGTTTTTGCAAAACTATTGGATGGTCGATGTTGCCCAACGGACGGTGCATGCGATCAGAAAGCGGCTGTTTCGCCATTTTCATGAGCTGCCGATTTCTTTTTTTGACCGCCGCCAGCAAGGCGAATTGATGAGCCGGATGACAAACGACATCGATAACATGAGCCAAACGTTTAACAGCACCGTCACCCAAGTGATCGCCAGTACGTTGACGCTGATCGGCGCGATGGCAGTGATGGTTTCACTTAGCATCGTGTTGACGGGCGTAACGCTCGTCGTTGTGCCGCTCATGTACGCCGGGATGCGCTGGATTACGCGCCGGACGCAGGCGCGCTTTCGCGAACAACAGCGCGCGCTTGGCGAGATGAACGGCTTTATTGAAGAGGTCATCTCCGGCCAAAAAGTCGTGAAGCTGTTTTCTCAAGAGAAGCGGATGGAAGCGGAGTTGGCGCGCAAAAACGCCGAGCTGAAACAGGCCGGGTTTTGGGCGCAAACGTATTCCGGCTTCATTCCGAAACTGATGAACTTTTTAAACAACTTGAGTTTCGCGCTTATTGCCGGCATCGGTGGATGGCTTGCGGCGAAAGGCGCCGTGTCAGTCGGCACGATCGTTGTATTTGCCGAATACGCCCGCCAGTTTACCCGCCCGCTCAACGATTTGGCCAACCAATGGAACACGTTGCTGTCCGCATTAGCCGGCGCGGAGCGGGTGTTGGAAATGTTGGATACCCCACGCGAAGCGGAAGATGAGCAGGAAGCGGAAGTGCTTGATCGGCTCGATGGGCATATCGAGTTTCGCGATGTGGTGTTTTCATACGACAAGCAGCGCCCCGCGCTTTGCGGCGTCACCTTTTCCGTTTCTCCTGGGGAAACCGTCGCGCTCGTCGGTCCGACTGGAGCGGGCAAAACGACGGTGCTTCAGCTGTTAACCCGCTTTTATGATCCGGACGCGGGGGCGATTTTCATCGATGGCCGCGACAGCCGGACGATCAGGCGGGCAAGCTTGCGCCGGCATATGGCGTTTGTGCTCCAAGATGCGTTTTTGTTTTCAGGAACGATTCGCGACAACATTCGCTACGGGCGGCTTGAGGCGACGGATGAAGAAGTGGAGGAAGCGGCGCGGAAGGCGAACGCCCATTCTTTTATTATGAAGCTGCCAAACGGCTATGACACCGTCTTGACGTCGGGCGGTGGGGGGATCAGCCAAGGACAGCGGCAGCTGTTGGCCATCGCCCGGGCGATGGTCGCTGACCCGTCCGTATTGATTTTGGATGAAGCGACGAGCAATATCGATACGGTGACGGAAGTGCGCATTCAAGAAGCGCTCGCGCGGCTGATGGACGGCCGGACATGTTTTGTCATCGCCCATCGGCTGAATACGATTCAACATGCTGACCGCATTCTCGTGTTGAACGAAGGCAAGGTGATTGAACAAGGAACGCACGAAGAGTTGTTGGCGGCGAGAGGCTTTTATTTCCATTTGTATCGCCGCTATGGGGAGCGCGGTGTGCAGCAAGCGTAG
- a CDS encoding ABC transporter ATP-binding protein, which yields MRRVLVYLRPYRKWMALAWLLMLTELAIELWQPLLMGKIIDDGVIKRDVTAILTWGAVMLGASLLAFAAGIANSFAAAYVGQEYGFALRTALFAKIQSFSLARIEQLSAASLITRMTNDVTQVQNMLFMSLRIALRAPLLVVFGVGMAFVVHSRLALILAVAVPLSAAFLLWGMKKAVSSFSAVQRALDRVNGVMRENLAGMRLIKAWMRGAYEQERFAAANDALMRRTMSVLRLVETIAPVLLFVMNAAIVAVLFFGRFGVEAKTASAGQVVAVVNYATRATAALSMFTFITMALSRARASAARLAELLDEPKERGGAGGMNGLTVRRGEIRFEHVSFRYPNSGHDALSDVSFVIRPQETAAILGATGSGKSTLLQLIPRLYEPSAGRVLIDGIDVREFSLEQLRAAVRFVPQEVLLFSGTIADNLRFGHPAATAEEMMRAAGDAQIHETIAKFPDGYDALVGQKGVNLSGGQKQRLSIARALVGDPHILLLDDSTSALDAATEAKLLDALRRYACTTVMVTQKVSTAMAADTILLLEDGRLIAQGSHEQLLATSELYRRIVATQEGKKGQSNVTTP from the coding sequence GTGCGGCGAGTGCTTGTTTATTTGCGGCCGTACCGGAAATGGATGGCCTTAGCGTGGCTGTTGATGTTGACAGAGCTGGCGATTGAACTTTGGCAGCCGCTGTTGATGGGAAAAATCATTGATGATGGCGTGATCAAACGGGATGTCACCGCCATTTTGACGTGGGGCGCCGTCATGCTTGGCGCCTCGCTGTTAGCGTTTGCCGCCGGCATCGCCAATTCGTTTGCTGCCGCTTACGTTGGACAGGAATACGGCTTTGCGCTGCGCACGGCGCTATTTGCCAAAATTCAGTCGTTTTCGTTAGCGCGCATTGAACAGCTGTCGGCGGCTTCGCTCATTACCCGGATGACAAACGACGTAACGCAAGTGCAAAACATGCTGTTTATGAGTTTGCGCATCGCCTTGCGTGCACCGCTGCTCGTCGTCTTTGGCGTCGGCATGGCGTTTGTCGTTCATTCCCGTTTAGCGCTTATTTTGGCAGTAGCTGTTCCGCTGTCGGCCGCTTTTTTATTGTGGGGGATGAAAAAGGCAGTATCATCGTTTTCCGCCGTCCAGCGGGCGTTAGACCGCGTCAACGGCGTGATGCGCGAAAATTTGGCCGGCATGCGCCTCATTAAGGCATGGATGCGGGGGGCCTATGAGCAAGAGCGGTTTGCAGCGGCAAACGATGCGCTGATGCGGCGGACGATGAGCGTGCTCCGTCTCGTCGAGACGATCGCGCCGGTATTATTGTTTGTCATGAACGCGGCCATCGTCGCGGTGCTGTTTTTTGGCCGCTTCGGTGTCGAGGCCAAGACGGCGAGCGCCGGGCAAGTCGTTGCAGTTGTCAACTATGCGACGCGGGCGACGGCCGCCTTATCCATGTTCACCTTTATTACGATGGCGTTGTCGCGGGCGCGCGCTTCAGCTGCCCGCCTTGCCGAACTGCTTGATGAGCCGAAAGAGCGAGGCGGAGCGGGCGGGATGAACGGACTGACAGTCCGGCGCGGCGAAATCCGGTTTGAGCACGTTTCGTTCCGCTACCCAAACAGCGGGCATGACGCCCTTTCCGACGTATCATTTGTCATCCGTCCGCAAGAAACGGCAGCGATTTTGGGGGCGACCGGATCCGGGAAATCGACGCTTCTTCAATTGATTCCCCGCTTGTATGAGCCAAGCGCCGGGCGGGTGTTGATTGACGGCATCGATGTACGCGAATTCTCGTTAGAGCAGCTGCGGGCGGCCGTCCGTTTCGTTCCGCAGGAAGTGCTGTTATTCTCCGGGACGATCGCCGATAACCTCCGGTTCGGCCATCCGGCGGCGACGGCGGAAGAGATGATGCGGGCGGCGGGCGATGCACAAATCCATGAAACGATCGCCAAGTTTCCCGATGGGTATGACGCCCTCGTAGGTCAAAAAGGCGTCAATTTATCAGGCGGGCAAAAGCAGCGGCTGTCGATCGCCCGCGCATTGGTCGGCGATCCGCACATTTTACTTTTGGATGACAGCACGAGCGCGCTCGATGCGGCGACGGAAGCGAAGCTGCTCGATGCATTGCGTCGGTATGCGTGCACGACGGTGATGGTGACGCAAAAGGTGAGCACGGCGATGGCGGCTGACACGATTTTGCTTTTGGAAGACGGCCGTTTAATCGCCCAAGGAAGCCACGAGCAGTTGCTGGCGACAAGCGAACTGTACCGGCGGATTGTCGCTACGCAGGAAGGAAAGAAGGGACAAAGCAATGTTACTACGCCATAG
- a CDS encoding STAS domain-containing protein — protein sequence MKQHRLSFELEMVTESAYECIKLTGRLAYDTQLAAEQKLAMAAVAVKRRLVLIDVSGLQFLDSTGLALLVRFFKQVVSASRAMAMIVRDNAVLEKILLIAKLDRLLPIVADEQQLLSLPPLRLPDSVGQEELYSAWRKCRP from the coding sequence ATGAAACAGCATCGGTTGTCGTTTGAACTTGAAATGGTTACGGAGTCTGCATACGAGTGCATTAAGCTGACCGGGCGGCTCGCTTATGATACACAGCTTGCCGCGGAACAAAAACTGGCGATGGCGGCAGTTGCCGTCAAACGCCGCCTTGTTTTGATCGATGTCAGCGGCCTCCAATTTTTGGACAGCACCGGGTTGGCGCTTCTTGTCCGCTTTTTCAAGCAAGTGGTCAGCGCCAGCCGGGCCATGGCCATGATCGTCCGGGATAATGCTGTGTTAGAAAAGATTTTGCTCATTGCCAAGCTTGACCGGCTATTGCCAATCGTTGCCGATGAGCAGCAGCTGCTGTCGCTCCCCCCGCTGCGCTTACCGGATTCAGTCGGCCAAGAGGAGCTCTATTCGGCATGGCGGAAATGCCGGCCGTAA